The Kutzneria kofuensis genome has a window encoding:
- a CDS encoding aspartate/glutamate racemase family protein, with translation MELIGIIGGLSWESTAEYLRLLNEGVRARLGGLHSARLRVATVDFAPVEQMMADGDWSGVASVLVEEARSLEAAGAAFALLATNTLHKVYDEVAAAVSIPVLHLCDVTASAALAAGVGRVGLLGTRYTMEQSFYRDRLASHGVQAVVPSEADRQAVQRIIFDELCVGRVDGASHDQLLDVCRSLLDSGAEGIVLGCTELELSIGPGDLDVPVFATTALHCQAALDRALGVAD, from the coding sequence ATGGAACTGATCGGGATCATCGGGGGCCTGAGCTGGGAGTCGACCGCGGAGTACCTGCGGCTGCTGAACGAGGGCGTGCGGGCCCGGCTCGGCGGCCTGCACTCCGCGCGGCTCCGGGTCGCGACTGTGGACTTCGCGCCCGTCGAGCAGATGATGGCCGACGGCGACTGGTCCGGCGTCGCGTCCGTGCTGGTCGAAGAGGCCCGCTCGCTGGAGGCCGCCGGCGCTGCCTTCGCGCTCCTGGCGACGAACACCCTGCACAAGGTCTACGACGAGGTCGCCGCCGCCGTCTCCATCCCCGTGCTGCACCTCTGCGACGTGACCGCCTCGGCCGCTCTCGCCGCTGGCGTTGGTCGGGTGGGGCTGCTCGGGACGCGGTACACGATGGAGCAGTCCTTCTATCGTGACCGGCTCGCTTCCCACGGCGTTCAGGCGGTCGTTCCCAGCGAGGCCGACCGGCAGGCGGTGCAGCGGATCATCTTCGACGAGCTGTGTGTCGGTCGGGTCGACGGTGCATCCCACGACCAGTTGCTCGACGTATGTCGGTCCCTGCTGGACTCCGGCGCGGAAGGCATCGTGCTCGGCTGCACGGAGCTCGAACTCAGCATCGGACCTGGGGATCTCGACGTCCCGGT
- a CDS encoding LysR family transcriptional regulator, with amino-acid sequence MLDLDPRSLVVLHLIDRTGSMSAAARELGWTHPAISQHVKRLERAAGCELVERHGRGVRLTPAGVVLGRYAAEIAASLTAARDCLPDLAQGHAPRLRVAAFPTACATLVVDAVNSLPDGLRVDIRQAEPPEALAALQDGEVDVAVTFHDEPPHGDGVTVLGRDPLLAALPAAHPLAAKETLAISDLRTATVIAGCPLCQERFVRHCARESFRPVLHHQVTDDYVLMQAMVAAGQGIAILPGLTLSAHRRDDIVTMPLDPPLHREIAVWLPPERHTPPAARQLLDALSVAHAIMRQ; translated from the coding sequence ATGCTGGACCTCGATCCCCGGAGCCTGGTCGTGCTCCACCTCATCGACCGCACCGGCTCCATGTCCGCCGCGGCCCGGGAACTCGGCTGGACGCACCCGGCGATCAGCCAGCACGTCAAGCGGCTCGAACGCGCCGCCGGCTGCGAACTCGTCGAGCGGCACGGTCGCGGCGTCCGGCTCACCCCGGCCGGCGTCGTCCTCGGACGGTACGCGGCGGAGATCGCCGCATCCCTCACCGCGGCCCGCGATTGCCTGCCCGACCTGGCGCAGGGTCACGCCCCACGGCTTCGGGTCGCGGCGTTCCCGACGGCGTGTGCCACCCTGGTGGTCGACGCCGTCAACTCACTCCCGGACGGCCTGCGAGTCGACATCCGGCAAGCGGAACCGCCGGAGGCGCTGGCCGCGCTGCAGGACGGCGAGGTCGACGTGGCGGTGACGTTCCATGACGAGCCGCCGCACGGCGACGGAGTCACGGTCCTCGGCCGCGATCCCCTCCTCGCCGCGCTGCCGGCCGCGCACCCGCTGGCGGCGAAGGAAACCTTGGCGATCAGCGATCTCCGCACGGCCACGGTCATCGCCGGATGTCCACTGTGCCAGGAGCGGTTCGTCCGCCACTGCGCACGGGAATCGTTCCGGCCCGTGCTGCACCACCAGGTCACCGACGACTACGTGTTGATGCAGGCGATGGTCGCGGCCGGGCAAGGCATCGCGATCCTGCCGGGCCTCACCCTCTCCGCTCATCGCCGTGACGACATCGTCACGATGCCGTTGGACCCGCCGTTGCACAGGGAAATCGCGGTGTGGCTGCCGCCCGAGCGGCACACGCCGCCGGCGGCGCGACAACTGCTCGACGCACTCTCGGTAGCTCACGCAATAATGCGCCAATAA
- a CDS encoding amino acid adenylation domain-containing protein, with protein sequence MDSAHGLAEAAGKLGVTEEILLLAAHAKVLSVLTGEGAVQLGHGGRVVVRDGTWRDLVEATAASRVEPHTPVFDDERVAGYHAKALSLLIADPDADHDAETLLGDEELHLQVHGMAGRQRELPNRRMHELFEERVERHPDAIAAECRGERWTYRELNARANRIAHFLLGKEIQAEDVVAVISERNLDWMAAVLGVFKAGAVYLPIEPNFPAERIEAMLTRSNAAVRLTEPVLKAITGGPTTNPNVAVEQDQLAYIYFTSGSTGQPKGAMCEHGGMINHLYAKIDDLGIDEGAAVAQTAPQCFDISLWQLVSALLVGGRTVIVPQQDILDINRFLDTVEKAEVEVLQLVPSYLEVVLSELEVRPRELPALRCVSVTGEAIKKELVQRWFAHRPNGTLVNAYGLTETSDDTNHEVMTEVPATESVPLGKPVANVTVYVLDERLRPAPLGSVGEIAFSGICVGRGYINDPERTAAAFMDDPLRPGQRMYRSGDFGRWLPDGRLEFLGRRDAQVKIRGFRIEIGEVENRLLGAPGVKDAAVVVADGPQLVAFFSAAGDLTGEQLLAHAAESLAEYMVPSAAHRLDKLPLTDNGKIDKKALKAAADDLSRQGYVAPATDAERRLAAVWAEVLGVPVDKIGADADFFELGGTSLSAVRLAIKLKPAVSLTDITAAPTLSKLAALVEQAG encoded by the coding sequence ATGGACAGCGCCCACGGGCTCGCGGAGGCGGCGGGAAAGCTCGGCGTGACCGAGGAAATCCTGCTGCTCGCGGCGCACGCGAAGGTGCTGAGCGTGCTCACCGGCGAGGGCGCGGTCCAGTTGGGTCACGGGGGCCGGGTCGTCGTCCGCGACGGGACGTGGCGCGACCTCGTCGAGGCGACGGCGGCATCCCGGGTCGAACCGCACACACCGGTCTTCGATGACGAGCGTGTCGCGGGATATCACGCCAAGGCGCTGAGCCTGCTGATCGCCGACCCGGATGCCGACCACGACGCGGAAACCCTGCTGGGCGACGAGGAACTGCACCTCCAGGTGCACGGAATGGCCGGCCGGCAGCGGGAATTGCCGAACCGCCGCATGCACGAGCTGTTCGAGGAACGAGTCGAGCGGCACCCGGACGCGATCGCGGCGGAATGCCGGGGCGAGCGCTGGACGTACCGCGAGCTGAACGCCCGCGCCAACCGCATCGCGCATTTCCTCCTCGGCAAGGAGATCCAGGCCGAGGACGTCGTCGCGGTCATCTCCGAGCGCAACCTGGACTGGATGGCCGCGGTGCTCGGCGTGTTCAAGGCGGGTGCGGTGTACCTGCCGATCGAGCCGAACTTCCCGGCCGAGCGCATCGAGGCGATGCTCACCCGCAGCAACGCGGCCGTGCGACTGACCGAGCCGGTGCTCAAGGCCATCACCGGCGGCCCGACGACCAATCCGAACGTCGCGGTCGAGCAAGACCAGTTGGCGTACATCTACTTCACCTCCGGCTCCACGGGCCAGCCCAAGGGCGCCATGTGCGAGCACGGCGGCATGATCAACCATCTTTACGCCAAGATCGACGATCTGGGCATCGACGAGGGCGCGGCGGTGGCGCAGACCGCGCCGCAGTGTTTCGACATCTCGCTGTGGCAGCTGGTGTCGGCGCTGCTGGTCGGTGGCCGCACGGTCATCGTGCCGCAGCAGGACATCCTCGACATCAACCGGTTCCTGGACACGGTGGAAAAAGCCGAAGTCGAGGTACTGCAGCTGGTCCCCTCCTATTTGGAGGTCGTGCTCTCCGAGCTGGAGGTCCGCCCGCGCGAGCTGCCGGCGCTGCGCTGCGTCTCCGTCACGGGCGAGGCCATCAAGAAGGAACTGGTGCAGCGCTGGTTCGCGCACCGTCCAAACGGGACATTGGTGAACGCCTACGGCCTCACCGAGACCTCAGACGACACCAACCACGAGGTCATGACCGAGGTGCCGGCGACCGAGTCGGTGCCGCTGGGCAAGCCCGTCGCCAACGTCACGGTCTACGTGCTCGACGAGCGCCTCCGCCCGGCGCCGCTGGGTTCCGTCGGCGAGATCGCGTTCTCCGGCATCTGCGTGGGCCGCGGCTACATCAACGACCCGGAACGCACCGCGGCCGCCTTCATGGACGACCCGCTGCGCCCCGGCCAGCGGATGTACCGTTCCGGCGACTTCGGCCGCTGGCTGCCGGACGGACGGCTGGAGTTCCTCGGCCGCCGCGACGCCCAGGTGAAGATCCGGGGTTTCCGCATCGAGATCGGCGAGGTGGAGAACCGGCTGCTCGGCGCGCCCGGCGTGAAGGACGCGGCGGTGGTCGTCGCCGACGGCCCGCAGCTGGTGGCGTTCTTCTCCGCCGCTGGCGACCTGACCGGCGAGCAGCTGCTCGCGCACGCCGCCGAGTCGCTCGCCGAGTACATGGTGCCCAGCGCGGCGCACCGGCTGGACAAGCTGCCCCTCACCGACAACGGCAAGATCGACAAGAAGGCGCTCAAGGCCGCCGCCGACGACCTGTCGCGCCAGGGTTACGTGGCTCCCGCCACGGACGCGGAGCGCCGGCTCGCCGCCGTGTGGGCCGAGGTGCTCGGCGTGCCGGTCGACAAGATCGGCGCCGACGCGGACTTCTTCGAGCTGGGCGGCACCTCGCTGAGCGCGGTCCGGTTGGCGATCAAGCTGAAGCCCGCGGTCTCGCTGACCGACATCACGGCCGCCCCGACCCTGAGCAAGCTCGCCGCGCTCGTCGAACAGGCCGGCTGA
- a CDS encoding TauD/TfdA family dioxygenase → MSSLVEAFAPLLEGRPPVLRAYANSDAEGWVAGNLDTLRAAVLGHGSVVVRGLDVADAAQAGRLAKLITGELITERESFAPRTSYAPAVYSSSAWPANQPMCMHHELSYAQELPGTMVFACLQAPTTGGETAVADAAAVLADLPPDIVSRFERDGWLLIRNYGETIGVPWQQAFGTDDPAEVEAYCRANDTEFEWTEAGLRTRQVRTAVAHHPVTGQRLWFNQIAFLNELTMDPDVREYLAMVLGPDGLPFTTRYGDGEPIPAEVVDVINEVYQRHTASTPWQRGDLMLVDNLRTAHSRQPYEGDREIVVAMGDPVRRTDIRWSRS, encoded by the coding sequence ATGTCGTCCCTGGTGGAGGCGTTCGCGCCGCTGCTCGAAGGCAGACCGCCGGTCCTGCGGGCGTACGCGAACAGCGACGCCGAGGGCTGGGTCGCCGGCAACCTGGACACGCTGCGGGCCGCCGTGCTCGGCCACGGCTCGGTGGTGGTGCGTGGCCTCGACGTCGCCGACGCGGCTCAGGCCGGCCGCCTGGCCAAGCTGATCACCGGTGAGTTGATCACCGAGCGCGAGTCGTTCGCGCCGCGCACCAGCTACGCGCCGGCCGTCTACTCCTCGTCGGCGTGGCCGGCAAACCAGCCGATGTGCATGCACCACGAGCTGAGCTACGCCCAGGAGCTGCCCGGCACGATGGTGTTCGCCTGCCTGCAGGCCCCGACAACCGGCGGTGAGACCGCCGTCGCCGACGCCGCGGCCGTGCTGGCCGACCTGCCGCCGGACATCGTGTCCCGGTTCGAGCGCGACGGCTGGCTGCTGATCCGCAACTACGGCGAGACCATCGGCGTGCCATGGCAGCAGGCGTTCGGCACCGACGACCCGGCCGAGGTGGAGGCCTACTGCCGGGCCAACGACACCGAGTTCGAGTGGACCGAGGCCGGCCTGCGCACCCGGCAGGTCCGCACCGCCGTCGCGCACCACCCGGTGACCGGGCAGCGGCTGTGGTTCAACCAGATCGCGTTCCTCAACGAGCTGACCATGGATCCGGACGTGCGCGAGTACCTGGCGATGGTGCTCGGCCCGGACGGACTGCCGTTCACCACCCGCTACGGCGACGGCGAGCCGATCCCGGCCGAGGTGGTGGACGTGATCAACGAGGTCTACCAGCGGCACACCGCCAGCACGCCGTGGCAGCGCGGCGACCTGATGCTGGTGGACAACCTCCGCACCGCACACAGCCGGCAGCCCTACGAGGGTGACCGCGAGATCGTCGTCGCGATGGGGGATCCCGTCCGGCGCACCGACATCAGATGGAGCCGTTCATGA
- the sbnB gene encoding 2,3-diaminopropionate biosynthesis protein SbnB produces the protein MTDPQVPPFAVIPGSQVHRVLDGNEKRVVEIVEAAYRVHGGGDTVNPPSYFLRFPDRPTSRIIALPASIGGDVAVDGLKWISSFPENVRRGVPRASAVLILNDRDTGYPLACMEASIISAARTAASAALAADVLTRGRNRPRRIGFFGVGLIARYIHTYLAGTGWEFDEIGVHDLSTEHAEGFKGYLERSGTGATITIRDSAEDLIRSSDVVVFATVAGRPHVSDVDWFAHNPLVLHVSLRDLSPEVILASTNIVDDVDHCLKADTSPHLAEQLTGDRSFLDGTLFDVLSGNVELPRDKPLVFSPFGLGVLDLAVGKHVHDELAAANELSVVPDFFHELSRYGRS, from the coding sequence ATGACCGACCCGCAGGTGCCGCCGTTCGCCGTGATCCCCGGCAGCCAGGTGCACCGAGTGCTCGACGGCAACGAGAAGCGTGTCGTCGAGATCGTGGAGGCGGCCTACCGGGTGCACGGCGGCGGCGACACCGTCAACCCGCCGTCGTACTTCCTGCGCTTCCCGGACCGGCCGACCTCGCGGATCATCGCGCTGCCCGCCTCGATCGGCGGCGACGTCGCGGTGGACGGCCTGAAGTGGATCTCCAGCTTCCCGGAGAACGTGCGGCGCGGCGTGCCCCGCGCCTCGGCGGTGCTGATCCTCAACGACCGCGACACCGGCTATCCGCTGGCCTGCATGGAGGCGTCCATCATCAGCGCCGCCCGCACGGCCGCGTCCGCCGCGCTGGCCGCGGACGTGTTGACCCGCGGCCGAAACCGTCCCCGCCGGATCGGTTTCTTCGGCGTCGGCCTGATCGCCCGCTACATCCACACCTACCTGGCCGGAACGGGGTGGGAGTTCGACGAGATCGGCGTGCACGACCTGTCGACCGAGCACGCCGAGGGCTTCAAGGGCTACCTGGAGCGCAGCGGAACCGGCGCGACGATCACCATCCGTGACAGCGCCGAGGACCTGATCCGCAGCAGCGACGTCGTGGTGTTCGCGACGGTCGCCGGCAGGCCGCACGTGTCCGATGTGGACTGGTTCGCACACAACCCGTTGGTGCTGCATGTGTCGCTGCGTGACCTCTCCCCCGAGGTGATCCTGGCCTCCACCAACATCGTCGACGACGTGGACCACTGCCTGAAGGCGGACACCTCGCCGCACCTGGCCGAGCAGCTGACCGGCGACCGGAGTTTCCTGGACGGCACGCTGTTCGACGTGCTGAGCGGGAACGTCGAGCTGCCGCGGGACAAGCCGCTGGTGTTCTCGCCGTTCGGGCTCGGCGTGCTGGACCTGGCCGTCGGCAAGCACGTGCACGACGAGCTGGCCGCGGCCAACGAGCTGTCGGTGGTGCCGGACTTCTTCCACGAACTCTCCCGATACGGCAGGTCCTGA
- the sbnA gene encoding 2,3-diaminopropionate biosynthesis protein SbnA yields the protein MQVISGPDEFHVDDLYVDLRRAVGLPLHLKCEGFNFAGSVKLKAAVAMVDAAERDGRLTPGSVLIESSSGNLGIALAMIAASRGYGFLCVTDSRCNTASRRLIESFGARVHMITEPDPDGGFLGARIGYVQRMCLLDDRYVWLNQYANSGNWLAHHGTTAPEIAKAFPELDVLFVGAGTTGTLMGCARYFRENRPSVRIVAVDAVGSVTFGAPASPRLIPGLGTSVRPQLLDESFVDDIVHVREEDTVKMCHRLAAAGFVFGGSTGTVVSGAQRWLAGNDATTAVAIAPDLGERYLDSVYQPEWVEQNYGSPLLV from the coding sequence ATGCAGGTGATCTCCGGCCCGGACGAGTTCCATGTCGACGACCTCTACGTGGACCTGCGCCGGGCGGTGGGACTTCCGCTCCATCTCAAGTGCGAGGGCTTCAACTTCGCCGGCTCGGTGAAGCTCAAGGCGGCCGTGGCGATGGTGGACGCGGCCGAGCGGGACGGCCGGCTCACCCCGGGCTCGGTGCTGATCGAGTCGTCGTCGGGCAATCTCGGCATCGCCCTGGCGATGATCGCCGCCAGCCGCGGCTACGGCTTCCTGTGCGTCACCGACTCGCGCTGCAACACCGCGTCCCGGCGGCTGATCGAGTCGTTCGGGGCGCGGGTGCACATGATCACCGAGCCGGACCCGGACGGCGGCTTCCTCGGCGCCCGCATCGGTTACGTGCAGCGGATGTGCCTGCTCGACGACCGGTACGTGTGGCTGAACCAGTACGCCAACAGCGGCAACTGGCTGGCCCACCACGGCACCACCGCGCCGGAGATCGCCAAGGCATTCCCCGAGCTGGACGTGCTGTTCGTCGGGGCCGGCACGACCGGCACGCTGATGGGCTGCGCGCGCTACTTCCGGGAGAACCGGCCGTCGGTGCGGATCGTGGCGGTCGACGCGGTCGGCTCGGTCACGTTCGGTGCGCCGGCGTCGCCGCGGCTGATCCCCGGCCTGGGCACCAGCGTCCGCCCGCAGCTGCTCGACGAGTCCTTTGTGGACGACATCGTGCACGTGCGCGAGGAGGACACGGTGAAGATGTGCCACCGGCTGGCCGCCGCCGGCTTCGTGTTCGGCGGTTCCACCGGGACGGTCGTCAGCGGCGCCCAGCGGTGGCTGGCCGGCAACGACGCGACGACCGCCGTCGCCATCGCCCCCGACCTGGGCGAACGGTATCTGGACTCGGTGTACCAGCCCGAATGGGTCGAGCAGAACTACGGCAGCCCGCTGCTGGTGTAA
- a CDS encoding clavaminate synthase family protein translates to MTVVTETTAGSAPVTLATADAEAVEELARALSAVDNDLVDTPEWVDEARRAWDETPVGLRRPLRRFRRDSGPQGAMLLRNLPVNEDGLPATPTVNGSVQRTVAVPAAVLMMIATGLGDPAAFLPEKTGALVQDVVPVPGKEEFQGNAGSVLLEWHTENAFHPNRPDYVMLLCLRQDHEGVAGLRTSCARTVLPMLTDQAREALFSREFVTQAPPSFGLGSDGAVEHAVLFGAEEDPNLQVDLAATTPRTPRAKAALEELRDRFNDASQTIRLRPGDLAIVDNRVTVHGRTGFTPRYDGKDRWLQRTFVMNDLRRSRYQRPGDGYVLV, encoded by the coding sequence ATGACGGTGGTCACCGAAACCACGGCGGGTTCCGCGCCGGTCACGTTGGCCACGGCCGACGCCGAGGCCGTCGAGGAGCTGGCCCGCGCCCTGAGCGCGGTGGACAACGATCTAGTGGACACGCCGGAATGGGTGGACGAGGCGCGGCGGGCCTGGGACGAGACGCCGGTCGGCCTGCGCCGGCCGCTGCGCCGGTTCCGCCGTGACTCCGGGCCGCAGGGCGCGATGCTGCTGCGCAACCTGCCGGTGAACGAGGACGGCCTGCCCGCCACACCGACCGTGAACGGCTCCGTGCAGCGGACCGTGGCGGTGCCGGCGGCGGTGCTGATGATGATCGCGACCGGGCTCGGCGACCCGGCCGCGTTCCTGCCGGAGAAGACCGGGGCCCTGGTGCAGGACGTGGTTCCGGTGCCGGGCAAGGAGGAGTTCCAGGGCAACGCCGGCTCGGTGCTGCTGGAGTGGCACACCGAGAACGCGTTCCACCCCAACCGTCCCGACTACGTGATGCTGCTGTGCCTGCGCCAGGACCACGAGGGCGTCGCCGGGCTGCGGACGTCCTGCGCCCGCACGGTGCTGCCGATGCTGACCGACCAGGCGCGGGAGGCGTTGTTCAGCCGCGAGTTCGTCACGCAGGCGCCGCCGTCGTTCGGGCTGGGCAGTGACGGGGCCGTCGAGCACGCGGTGCTGTTCGGCGCCGAGGAGGACCCGAACCTGCAGGTCGACCTGGCCGCCACCACGCCGCGGACGCCCCGGGCGAAGGCCGCGCTGGAGGAGCTGCGGGACCGGTTCAACGACGCGTCGCAGACGATCCGGCTGCGCCCCGGCGACCTGGCCATCGTGGACAACCGCGTGACCGTTCACGGCCGCACCGGCTTCACCCCGCGCTACGACGGCAAGGACCGCTGGCTGCAGCGCACGTTCGTGATGAACGACCTGCGCCGCTCCCGGTACCAGCGGCCCGGCGACGGCTACGTGCTGGTCTGA
- a CDS encoding ATP-binding cassette domain-containing protein, which produces MTAAIRVEGLQKRFGDTRALDGVDLEVEAGTVLGLLGPNGAGKTTTVRTLATLVRPDGGRAFVGGYDVVSQATEVRRLIGLTGQYASVDENISGRENLYLIGRLLDLSGKAARARADELLERFALTAAASRPARGYSGGMRRRLDLAASLVGNPKVLFLDEPTTGLDPRSRNELWDEVRSFVAGGSTVLLTTQYMEEAEALADRVVVIDHGRVVTGGTPDQLRARVGGRVLHVRMERVEDVTNAAKALADAGLGAAVTEEQDGRLSLPMADEQWLTAAIQVLGGLGLTIAEIETRLPSLDEVFLTFTKRSA; this is translated from the coding sequence ATGACAGCTGCCATCCGTGTCGAGGGCCTCCAGAAGCGCTTCGGCGACACCCGGGCGCTGGACGGCGTCGACCTGGAGGTCGAGGCCGGCACCGTGTTGGGCCTGCTCGGCCCCAACGGCGCCGGCAAGACGACCACGGTCCGCACGCTGGCGACGCTGGTGCGGCCCGACGGCGGCCGTGCCTTCGTCGGCGGCTACGACGTGGTGTCGCAGGCGACCGAGGTGCGCAGGCTGATCGGCCTGACCGGGCAGTACGCGTCCGTGGACGAGAACATCTCCGGCCGGGAGAACCTGTACCTGATCGGCCGGCTGCTGGACCTGTCCGGCAAGGCGGCCAGGGCCCGCGCGGACGAGCTGCTGGAACGCTTCGCCCTCACCGCGGCCGCGTCCCGGCCGGCCCGCGGCTACTCCGGCGGCATGCGCCGGCGGCTGGACCTGGCCGCGAGCCTCGTCGGCAACCCCAAGGTGCTGTTCCTGGACGAGCCCACCACCGGCCTGGATCCCCGCAGCCGCAACGAGTTGTGGGACGAGGTCCGATCCTTTGTGGCCGGTGGCTCCACGGTGCTGCTGACCACGCAGTACATGGAGGAGGCCGAGGCGCTGGCCGATCGGGTGGTGGTCATCGACCACGGTCGGGTCGTCACCGGCGGCACCCCCGACCAGCTGCGGGCCCGCGTCGGCGGCCGGGTGCTGCACGTGCGCATGGAGCGCGTCGAGGACGTCACGAACGCGGCGAAGGCGCTGGCCGACGCCGGTCTGGGCGCGGCGGTCACGGAGGAGCAGGACGGCCGGCTGTCCCTGCCGATGGCCGACGAGCAGTGGCTCACCGCCGCGATCCAGGTGCTCGGCGGGCTCGGCCTGACCATCGCCGAGATCGAGACCAGGCTGCCCAGCCTGGACGAGGTCTTCCTGACGTTCACGAAGAGGTCGGCATGA
- a CDS encoding ABC transporter permease encodes MTASTLRHSLAICRRNLVHIRNDPEQLLDATVMPIVFTLVFLYVLGGAIGGDHLDYREYLLPGIMVQTASFASTVTGIGLNTDFGQGVMDRFRSLPIARSAVLAGRIGSDVCRLLLGQLVMLAFAFVVGFRVHTDPVAVLGAFALLLLYGTALCWVSAFVGLSVKNAQVVSTVGFLWMIPLQFGSSIFAPPDTMPGWLQAFVAVNPTTLVTDACRGLLVGGVESGSVAGSALGAVAWSVGLMAVFAPLAVWRYRNRT; translated from the coding sequence ATGACGGCGTCCACCCTGCGGCACTCGCTGGCGATCTGCCGGCGCAACCTCGTGCACATCCGCAACGACCCGGAGCAGCTGCTGGACGCGACGGTGATGCCGATCGTGTTCACGCTGGTGTTCCTGTACGTGCTCGGCGGCGCGATCGGCGGCGACCACCTCGACTACCGGGAGTACCTGCTGCCCGGGATCATGGTGCAGACCGCCTCGTTCGCCTCCACGGTCACCGGCATCGGCCTGAACACCGACTTCGGCCAGGGCGTGATGGACCGGTTCCGGTCGCTGCCGATCGCCCGCTCCGCGGTGCTGGCCGGCCGGATCGGCTCGGACGTCTGCCGGCTGTTGCTGGGCCAACTGGTGATGCTGGCGTTCGCGTTCGTCGTCGGATTCCGCGTGCACACCGATCCGGTGGCCGTGCTCGGCGCGTTCGCGCTGCTGCTGCTCTACGGCACGGCGCTGTGCTGGGTGTCGGCTTTCGTGGGGCTGAGCGTGAAGAACGCGCAGGTGGTGTCCACGGTCGGCTTCCTGTGGATGATCCCGCTGCAGTTCGGCAGCTCCATCTTCGCGCCGCCGGACACGATGCCCGGCTGGCTGCAGGCGTTCGTCGCGGTCAACCCGACGACGCTGGTCACCGACGCGTGCCGTGGGCTGCTGGTCGGCGGCGTCGAATCGGGCTCGGTGGCCGGTTCCGCGCTCGGCGCGGTGGCCTGGAGCGTCGGCCTGATGGCGGTGTTCGCGCCGCTGGCCGTGTGGCGCTACCGCAACCGCACCTGA